One Gadus morhua chromosome 13, gadMor3.0, whole genome shotgun sequence genomic window carries:
- the rap1gapb gene encoding rap1 GTPase-activating protein 1 isoform X4, translated as MDRGLSLGPRRESFSDTLLRKMQHIWKQDGRIPRLSDRVEPSPACFGPPSSPLSIPKASRMDEQRCTLPPPLKTEEDYIPYPSVHEVLGRTSPFPLILLPQFGGYWIEGTNHEPRIPPDTEQPLPATPTGAGGAGAGGSNIKLETNSLAKTYRKQFMGKEHFNYYTMDAVLGQLVFSLKYDVIGDQEHLRLMLRTKFKTHHDVIPISCLTEFPNVVQMAKLVCEEVNVDRFYPVLYPKASRLIVTFDEHVISNNFKFGVVYQKFSQTTEEELFGNMDESPAFVEFLEFLGQKIELHDFKGFRGGLDVTHGQTGTESYYTNFHNKEIMFHVSTKLPYTEGDSQQLQRKRHIGNDIVAVVFQEENTPFVPDMIASNFLHAYVVVQVENACSQDVTYKVSVTARDDVPFFGPALPDPAIFKKGPEFHEFLFTKLINAEYACYKAEKFAKLEERTRSALLETLYEELHLNTQAMMGLGGDDEKLENGAAVGGGGGFFESFKRVIRSRSQSMDAMGLTSKRSHTVSTSHSGSFTHNPAESPKAPGISLLVPGKSPGRYGRRGSAIGIGTIEESLIIPGKSPTRKKSGPFSSRRSSAIGIENIQEVQERSRDVSPNTQRTPDGSHMFQDAKEFSSNHSSPETTTARNSSALCCRAPSIPEAQDMSRSSSNASSFASVVEEHDGEPEVGDDYDTGLESLSSAGTPHKRDSFMYSSWTEDGFCSPGPGGGSPGSVRPDLAKEAEPKGTEAQAKTEHPPGQEPKTPSTC; from the exons gcTAGCAGGATGGACGAGCAACGttgcaccctccctccccccctcaaa ACGGAGGAGGACTACATACCATACCCCAGTGTCCATGAG GTCCTGGGTCGTACGAGCCCCTTCCCCCTTATCCTGCTGCCCCAGTTTGGGGGCTACTGGATCGAGGGGACCAATCACGAGCCCCGGATCCCCCCGGACACAGAGCAGCCCCTGCCTGCCACCCCCACCGGGGCGGGTGGCGCCGGGGCAGGGGGGTCCAACATCAAGCTGGAGACCAACAGCCTGGCTAAGACCTACAGGAAACAGTTCATGGGCAAG GAACACTTTAACTACTACACCATGGACGCCGTCCTGGGACAGCTGGTGTTCTCCCTGAAGTATGACGTCATCGGGGACCAGGAGCACCTGAGGCTGATGCTCAG GACCAAGTTCAAAACCCACCACGACGTCATCCCTATCTCCTGCCTGACCGAGTTCCCCAACGTGGTTCAGATGGCCAAG cTTGTTTGTGAGGAGGTGAATGTGGATCGATTCTACCCGGTTCTGTACCCGAAG GCCTCCAGACTCATCGTCACGTTTGACGAGCACGTTATCAGCAACAACTTCAAGTTCGGCGTGGTCTATCAGAAGTTCAGCCAG ACCACCGAAGAAGAACTGTTTGGGAACATGGATGAAAGTCCTGCCTTTGTGGAGTTCCTGGAGTTTCTGGGCCAGAAGATTGAGCTCCATGATTTCAAAGG GTTCCGTGGTGGTCTGGACGTCACCCACGGGCAGACAGGGACCGAGTCGTATTACACTAACTTCCACAACAAGGAGATCATGTTCCATGTTTCCACCAAGCTGCCCTACACAGAGGGAGACTCACAACAG TTGCAGAGGAAGAGGCACATAGGAAATGATATTGTGGCGGTGGTGTTCCAGGAGGAGAACACGCCCTTTGTCCCGGACATGATAGCCTCCAACTTCCTGCACGCCTacgtggtggtgcaggtggaaaACGCCTGCAGCCAAGATGTCACCTATAAG GTGTCGGTGACGGCCCGAGATGACGTACCGTTCTTTGGACCCGCCCTGCCCGACCCGGCCATCTTCaaaaag GGCCCGGAGTTCCATGAGTTCCTCTTCACCAAGCTCATTAATGCGGAGTATGCGTGCTACAAGGCGGAGAAGTTTGCCAAGCTCGAG gagcgGACACGCTCGGCCCTGCTGGAGACCCTGTACGAGGAGCTGCACCTGAACACCCAGGCCATGATGGGACTGGGGGGCGACGACGAGAAGCTGGAGAACGGGGCcgcagtggggggaggggggggcttctTCGAGTCCTTTAAG CGGGTGATTCGCAGCAGGAGCCAGTCTATGGACGCCATGGGGCTCACTAGCAAGCGGTCACACACTGTCTCCACTAGTCACAGCGGCAGCTTTACCCACAATCCCGCTGAGAGCCCCAAAGCCCCAGGGATA TCATTGCTTGTCCCCGGCAAAAGCCCCGGTAGATACGGACGTCGCGGCAGTGCCATAGGGATAGGCACCATAGAAGAG TCCCTGATCATTCCAGGGAAGAGCCCCACCAGGAAGAAGTCGGGACCCTTCAGCTCGCGCCGCAGCAGTGCCATCGGCATCGAGAACATCCAGGAGGtgcaggagaggag tcGGGACGTTTCCCCCAACACACAGAGGACTCCAGATGGTAGCCATATGTTCCAGGACGCCAAAGAATtctcctccaatcacagctctCCAGAGACAACCACAGCCAGGAACAG CTCTGCTCTGTGCTGCAGGGCTCCTTCCATCCCGGAGGCCCAGGACAtgtcccgctcctcctccaacgCCAGCAGCTTCGCCAGCGTGGTGGAGGAACACGACGGAGAACCAGAGGTCGGGGACGACTACGACACGGGACTG GAGAGCCTGTCCTCGGCTGGGACGCCCCACAAGAGGGACTCCTTCATGTACAGCTCCTGGACCGAGGACGGCTTCTGCAGCCCCGGCCCGGGGGGAGGGTCACCAG GGTCCGTGCGGCCCGATCTCGCCAAGGAGGCGGAGCCAAAAGGGACAGAAGCCCAGGCCAAGACGGAGCACCCCCCCGGCCAGGAACCCAAGACCCCAtcg aCCTGTTAG
- the rap1gapb gene encoding rap1 GTPase-activating protein 1 isoform X3, giving the protein MSHLKAAKTLSFDGPCRTQAQAVYAKRRCVSDTTDLFAMIERMQASRMDEQRCTLPPPLKTEEDYIPYPSVHEVLGRTSPFPLILLPQFGGYWIEGTNHEPRIPPDTEQPLPATPTGAGGAGAGGSNIKLETNSLAKTYRKQFMGKEHFNYYTMDAVLGQLVFSLKYDVIGDQEHLRLMLRTKFKTHHDVIPISCLTEFPNVVQMAKLVCEEVNVDRFYPVLYPKASRLIVTFDEHVISNNFKFGVVYQKFSQTTEEELFGNMDESPAFVEFLEFLGQKIELHDFKGFRGGLDVTHGQTGTESYYTNFHNKEIMFHVSTKLPYTEGDSQQLQRKRHIGNDIVAVVFQEENTPFVPDMIASNFLHAYVVVQVENACSQDVTYKVSVTARDDVPFFGPALPDPAIFKKGPEFHEFLFTKLINAEYACYKAEKFAKLEERTRSALLETLYEELHLNTQAMMGLGGDDEKLENGAAVGGGGGFFESFKRVIRSRSQSMDAMGLTSKRSHTVSTSHSGSFTHNPAESPKAPGISLLVPGKSPGRYGRRGSAIGIGTIEESLIIPGKSPTRKKSGPFSSRRSSAIGIENIQEVQERSRDVSPNTQRTPDGSHMFQDAKEFSSNHSSPETTTARNSSALCCRAPSIPEAQDMSRSSSNASSFASVVEEHDGEPEVGDDYDTGLESLSSAGTPHKRDSFMYSSWTEDGFCSPGPGGGSPGSVRPDLAKEAEPKGTEAQAKTEHPPGQEPKTPSKRPALQDTRRCHVNSTTDPEDDQS; this is encoded by the exons acCACGGACCTGTTTGCAATGATCGAGAGGATGCAG gcTAGCAGGATGGACGAGCAACGttgcaccctccctccccccctcaaa ACGGAGGAGGACTACATACCATACCCCAGTGTCCATGAG GTCCTGGGTCGTACGAGCCCCTTCCCCCTTATCCTGCTGCCCCAGTTTGGGGGCTACTGGATCGAGGGGACCAATCACGAGCCCCGGATCCCCCCGGACACAGAGCAGCCCCTGCCTGCCACCCCCACCGGGGCGGGTGGCGCCGGGGCAGGGGGGTCCAACATCAAGCTGGAGACCAACAGCCTGGCTAAGACCTACAGGAAACAGTTCATGGGCAAG GAACACTTTAACTACTACACCATGGACGCCGTCCTGGGACAGCTGGTGTTCTCCCTGAAGTATGACGTCATCGGGGACCAGGAGCACCTGAGGCTGATGCTCAG GACCAAGTTCAAAACCCACCACGACGTCATCCCTATCTCCTGCCTGACCGAGTTCCCCAACGTGGTTCAGATGGCCAAG cTTGTTTGTGAGGAGGTGAATGTGGATCGATTCTACCCGGTTCTGTACCCGAAG GCCTCCAGACTCATCGTCACGTTTGACGAGCACGTTATCAGCAACAACTTCAAGTTCGGCGTGGTCTATCAGAAGTTCAGCCAG ACCACCGAAGAAGAACTGTTTGGGAACATGGATGAAAGTCCTGCCTTTGTGGAGTTCCTGGAGTTTCTGGGCCAGAAGATTGAGCTCCATGATTTCAAAGG GTTCCGTGGTGGTCTGGACGTCACCCACGGGCAGACAGGGACCGAGTCGTATTACACTAACTTCCACAACAAGGAGATCATGTTCCATGTTTCCACCAAGCTGCCCTACACAGAGGGAGACTCACAACAG TTGCAGAGGAAGAGGCACATAGGAAATGATATTGTGGCGGTGGTGTTCCAGGAGGAGAACACGCCCTTTGTCCCGGACATGATAGCCTCCAACTTCCTGCACGCCTacgtggtggtgcaggtggaaaACGCCTGCAGCCAAGATGTCACCTATAAG GTGTCGGTGACGGCCCGAGATGACGTACCGTTCTTTGGACCCGCCCTGCCCGACCCGGCCATCTTCaaaaag GGCCCGGAGTTCCATGAGTTCCTCTTCACCAAGCTCATTAATGCGGAGTATGCGTGCTACAAGGCGGAGAAGTTTGCCAAGCTCGAG gagcgGACACGCTCGGCCCTGCTGGAGACCCTGTACGAGGAGCTGCACCTGAACACCCAGGCCATGATGGGACTGGGGGGCGACGACGAGAAGCTGGAGAACGGGGCcgcagtggggggaggggggggcttctTCGAGTCCTTTAAG CGGGTGATTCGCAGCAGGAGCCAGTCTATGGACGCCATGGGGCTCACTAGCAAGCGGTCACACACTGTCTCCACTAGTCACAGCGGCAGCTTTACCCACAATCCCGCTGAGAGCCCCAAAGCCCCAGGGATA TCATTGCTTGTCCCCGGCAAAAGCCCCGGTAGATACGGACGTCGCGGCAGTGCCATAGGGATAGGCACCATAGAAGAG TCCCTGATCATTCCAGGGAAGAGCCCCACCAGGAAGAAGTCGGGACCCTTCAGCTCGCGCCGCAGCAGTGCCATCGGCATCGAGAACATCCAGGAGGtgcaggagaggag tcGGGACGTTTCCCCCAACACACAGAGGACTCCAGATGGTAGCCATATGTTCCAGGACGCCAAAGAATtctcctccaatcacagctctCCAGAGACAACCACAGCCAGGAACAG CTCTGCTCTGTGCTGCAGGGCTCCTTCCATCCCGGAGGCCCAGGACAtgtcccgctcctcctccaacgCCAGCAGCTTCGCCAGCGTGGTGGAGGAACACGACGGAGAACCAGAGGTCGGGGACGACTACGACACGGGACTG GAGAGCCTGTCCTCGGCTGGGACGCCCCACAAGAGGGACTCCTTCATGTACAGCTCCTGGACCGAGGACGGCTTCTGCAGCCCCGGCCCGGGGGGAGGGTCACCAG GGTCCGTGCGGCCCGATCTCGCCAAGGAGGCGGAGCCAAAAGGGACAGAAGCCCAGGCCAAGACGGAGCACCCCCCCGGCCAGGAACCCAAGACCCCAtcg AAGAGGCCCGCCCTGCAGGACACGAGGCGTTGCCACGTCAACTCCACCACCGACCCGGAGGACGACCAGAGTTAG
- the rap1gapb gene encoding rap1 GTPase-activating protein 1 isoform X6: protein MSHLKAAKTLSFDGPCRTQAQAVYAKRRCVSDTTDLFAMIERMQASRMDEQRCTLPPPLKTEEDYIPYPSVHEVLGRTSPFPLILLPQFGGYWIEGTNHEPRIPPDTEQPLPATPTGAGGAGAGGSNIKLETNSLAKTYRKQFMGKEHFNYYTMDAVLGQLVFSLKYDVIGDQEHLRLMLRTKFKTHHDVIPISCLTEFPNVVQMAKLVCEEVNVDRFYPVLYPKASRLIVTFDEHVISNNFKFGVVYQKFSQTTEEELFGNMDESPAFVEFLEFLGQKIELHDFKGFRGGLDVTHGQTGTESYYTNFHNKEIMFHVSTKLPYTEGDSQQLQRKRHIGNDIVAVVFQEENTPFVPDMIASNFLHAYVVVQVENACSQDVTYKVSVTARDDVPFFGPALPDPAIFKKGPEFHEFLFTKLINAEYACYKAEKFAKLEERTRSALLETLYEELHLNTQAMMGLGGDDEKLENGAAVGGGGGFFESFKRVIRSRSQSMDAMGLTSKRSHTVSTSHSGSFTHNPAESPKAPGISLIIPGKSPTRKKSGPFSSRRSSAIGIENIQEVQERSRDVSPNTQRTPDGSHMFQDAKEFSSNHSSPETTTARNSSALCCRAPSIPEAQDMSRSSSNASSFASVVEEHDGEPEVGDDYDTGLESLSSAGTPHKRDSFMYSSWTEDGFCSPGPGGGSPGSVRPDLAKEAEPKGTEAQAKTEHPPGQEPKTPSKRPALQDTRRCHVNSTTDPEDDQS from the exons acCACGGACCTGTTTGCAATGATCGAGAGGATGCAG gcTAGCAGGATGGACGAGCAACGttgcaccctccctccccccctcaaa ACGGAGGAGGACTACATACCATACCCCAGTGTCCATGAG GTCCTGGGTCGTACGAGCCCCTTCCCCCTTATCCTGCTGCCCCAGTTTGGGGGCTACTGGATCGAGGGGACCAATCACGAGCCCCGGATCCCCCCGGACACAGAGCAGCCCCTGCCTGCCACCCCCACCGGGGCGGGTGGCGCCGGGGCAGGGGGGTCCAACATCAAGCTGGAGACCAACAGCCTGGCTAAGACCTACAGGAAACAGTTCATGGGCAAG GAACACTTTAACTACTACACCATGGACGCCGTCCTGGGACAGCTGGTGTTCTCCCTGAAGTATGACGTCATCGGGGACCAGGAGCACCTGAGGCTGATGCTCAG GACCAAGTTCAAAACCCACCACGACGTCATCCCTATCTCCTGCCTGACCGAGTTCCCCAACGTGGTTCAGATGGCCAAG cTTGTTTGTGAGGAGGTGAATGTGGATCGATTCTACCCGGTTCTGTACCCGAAG GCCTCCAGACTCATCGTCACGTTTGACGAGCACGTTATCAGCAACAACTTCAAGTTCGGCGTGGTCTATCAGAAGTTCAGCCAG ACCACCGAAGAAGAACTGTTTGGGAACATGGATGAAAGTCCTGCCTTTGTGGAGTTCCTGGAGTTTCTGGGCCAGAAGATTGAGCTCCATGATTTCAAAGG GTTCCGTGGTGGTCTGGACGTCACCCACGGGCAGACAGGGACCGAGTCGTATTACACTAACTTCCACAACAAGGAGATCATGTTCCATGTTTCCACCAAGCTGCCCTACACAGAGGGAGACTCACAACAG TTGCAGAGGAAGAGGCACATAGGAAATGATATTGTGGCGGTGGTGTTCCAGGAGGAGAACACGCCCTTTGTCCCGGACATGATAGCCTCCAACTTCCTGCACGCCTacgtggtggtgcaggtggaaaACGCCTGCAGCCAAGATGTCACCTATAAG GTGTCGGTGACGGCCCGAGATGACGTACCGTTCTTTGGACCCGCCCTGCCCGACCCGGCCATCTTCaaaaag GGCCCGGAGTTCCATGAGTTCCTCTTCACCAAGCTCATTAATGCGGAGTATGCGTGCTACAAGGCGGAGAAGTTTGCCAAGCTCGAG gagcgGACACGCTCGGCCCTGCTGGAGACCCTGTACGAGGAGCTGCACCTGAACACCCAGGCCATGATGGGACTGGGGGGCGACGACGAGAAGCTGGAGAACGGGGCcgcagtggggggaggggggggcttctTCGAGTCCTTTAAG CGGGTGATTCGCAGCAGGAGCCAGTCTATGGACGCCATGGGGCTCACTAGCAAGCGGTCACACACTGTCTCCACTAGTCACAGCGGCAGCTTTACCCACAATCCCGCTGAGAGCCCCAAAGCCCCAGGGATA TCCCTGATCATTCCAGGGAAGAGCCCCACCAGGAAGAAGTCGGGACCCTTCAGCTCGCGCCGCAGCAGTGCCATCGGCATCGAGAACATCCAGGAGGtgcaggagaggag tcGGGACGTTTCCCCCAACACACAGAGGACTCCAGATGGTAGCCATATGTTCCAGGACGCCAAAGAATtctcctccaatcacagctctCCAGAGACAACCACAGCCAGGAACAG CTCTGCTCTGTGCTGCAGGGCTCCTTCCATCCCGGAGGCCCAGGACAtgtcccgctcctcctccaacgCCAGCAGCTTCGCCAGCGTGGTGGAGGAACACGACGGAGAACCAGAGGTCGGGGACGACTACGACACGGGACTG GAGAGCCTGTCCTCGGCTGGGACGCCCCACAAGAGGGACTCCTTCATGTACAGCTCCTGGACCGAGGACGGCTTCTGCAGCCCCGGCCCGGGGGGAGGGTCACCAG GGTCCGTGCGGCCCGATCTCGCCAAGGAGGCGGAGCCAAAAGGGACAGAAGCCCAGGCCAAGACGGAGCACCCCCCCGGCCAGGAACCCAAGACCCCAtcg AAGAGGCCCGCCCTGCAGGACACGAGGCGTTGCCACGTCAACTCCACCACCGACCCGGAGGACGACCAGAGTTAG
- the rap1gapb gene encoding rap1 GTPase-activating protein 1 isoform X2, with product MDRGLSLGPRRESFSDTLLRKMQHIWKQDGRIPRLSDRVEPSPACFGPPSSPLSIPKASRMDEQRCTLPPPLKTEEDYIPYPSVHEVLGRTSPFPLILLPQFGGYWIEGTNHEPRIPPDTEQPLPATPTGAGGAGAGGSNIKLETNSLAKTYRKQFMGKEHFNYYTMDAVLGQLVFSLKYDVIGDQEHLRLMLRTKFKTHHDVIPISCLTEFPNVVQMAKLVCEEVNVDRFYPVLYPKASRLIVTFDEHVISNNFKFGVVYQKFSQTTEEELFGNMDESPAFVEFLEFLGQKIELHDFKGFRGGLDVTHGQTGTESYYTNFHNKEIMFHVSTKLPYTEGDSQQLQRKRHIGNDIVAVVFQEENTPFVPDMIASNFLHAYVVVQVENACSQDVTYKVSVTARDDVPFFGPALPDPAIFKKGPEFHEFLFTKLINAEYACYKAEKFAKLEERTRSALLETLYEELHLNTQAMMGLGGDDEKLENGAAVGGGGGFFESFKRVIRSRSQSMDAMGLTSKRSHTVSTSHSGSFTHNPAESPKAPGISLLVPGKSPGRYGRRGSAIGIGTIEESLIIPGKSPTRKKSGPFSSRRSSAIGIENIQEVQERSRDVSPNTQRTPDGSHMFQDAKEFSSNHSSPETTTARNSSALCCRAPSIPEAQDMSRSSSNASSFASVVEEHDGEPEVGDDYDTGLESLSSAGTPHKRDSFMYSSWTEDGFCSPGPGGGSPGSVRPDLAKEAEPKGTEAQAKTEHPPGQEPKTPSRPALQDTRRCHVNSTTDPEDDQS from the exons gcTAGCAGGATGGACGAGCAACGttgcaccctccctccccccctcaaa ACGGAGGAGGACTACATACCATACCCCAGTGTCCATGAG GTCCTGGGTCGTACGAGCCCCTTCCCCCTTATCCTGCTGCCCCAGTTTGGGGGCTACTGGATCGAGGGGACCAATCACGAGCCCCGGATCCCCCCGGACACAGAGCAGCCCCTGCCTGCCACCCCCACCGGGGCGGGTGGCGCCGGGGCAGGGGGGTCCAACATCAAGCTGGAGACCAACAGCCTGGCTAAGACCTACAGGAAACAGTTCATGGGCAAG GAACACTTTAACTACTACACCATGGACGCCGTCCTGGGACAGCTGGTGTTCTCCCTGAAGTATGACGTCATCGGGGACCAGGAGCACCTGAGGCTGATGCTCAG GACCAAGTTCAAAACCCACCACGACGTCATCCCTATCTCCTGCCTGACCGAGTTCCCCAACGTGGTTCAGATGGCCAAG cTTGTTTGTGAGGAGGTGAATGTGGATCGATTCTACCCGGTTCTGTACCCGAAG GCCTCCAGACTCATCGTCACGTTTGACGAGCACGTTATCAGCAACAACTTCAAGTTCGGCGTGGTCTATCAGAAGTTCAGCCAG ACCACCGAAGAAGAACTGTTTGGGAACATGGATGAAAGTCCTGCCTTTGTGGAGTTCCTGGAGTTTCTGGGCCAGAAGATTGAGCTCCATGATTTCAAAGG GTTCCGTGGTGGTCTGGACGTCACCCACGGGCAGACAGGGACCGAGTCGTATTACACTAACTTCCACAACAAGGAGATCATGTTCCATGTTTCCACCAAGCTGCCCTACACAGAGGGAGACTCACAACAG TTGCAGAGGAAGAGGCACATAGGAAATGATATTGTGGCGGTGGTGTTCCAGGAGGAGAACACGCCCTTTGTCCCGGACATGATAGCCTCCAACTTCCTGCACGCCTacgtggtggtgcaggtggaaaACGCCTGCAGCCAAGATGTCACCTATAAG GTGTCGGTGACGGCCCGAGATGACGTACCGTTCTTTGGACCCGCCCTGCCCGACCCGGCCATCTTCaaaaag GGCCCGGAGTTCCATGAGTTCCTCTTCACCAAGCTCATTAATGCGGAGTATGCGTGCTACAAGGCGGAGAAGTTTGCCAAGCTCGAG gagcgGACACGCTCGGCCCTGCTGGAGACCCTGTACGAGGAGCTGCACCTGAACACCCAGGCCATGATGGGACTGGGGGGCGACGACGAGAAGCTGGAGAACGGGGCcgcagtggggggaggggggggcttctTCGAGTCCTTTAAG CGGGTGATTCGCAGCAGGAGCCAGTCTATGGACGCCATGGGGCTCACTAGCAAGCGGTCACACACTGTCTCCACTAGTCACAGCGGCAGCTTTACCCACAATCCCGCTGAGAGCCCCAAAGCCCCAGGGATA TCATTGCTTGTCCCCGGCAAAAGCCCCGGTAGATACGGACGTCGCGGCAGTGCCATAGGGATAGGCACCATAGAAGAG TCCCTGATCATTCCAGGGAAGAGCCCCACCAGGAAGAAGTCGGGACCCTTCAGCTCGCGCCGCAGCAGTGCCATCGGCATCGAGAACATCCAGGAGGtgcaggagaggag tcGGGACGTTTCCCCCAACACACAGAGGACTCCAGATGGTAGCCATATGTTCCAGGACGCCAAAGAATtctcctccaatcacagctctCCAGAGACAACCACAGCCAGGAACAG CTCTGCTCTGTGCTGCAGGGCTCCTTCCATCCCGGAGGCCCAGGACAtgtcccgctcctcctccaacgCCAGCAGCTTCGCCAGCGTGGTGGAGGAACACGACGGAGAACCAGAGGTCGGGGACGACTACGACACGGGACTG GAGAGCCTGTCCTCGGCTGGGACGCCCCACAAGAGGGACTCCTTCATGTACAGCTCCTGGACCGAGGACGGCTTCTGCAGCCCCGGCCCGGGGGGAGGGTCACCAG GGTCCGTGCGGCCCGATCTCGCCAAGGAGGCGGAGCCAAAAGGGACAGAAGCCCAGGCCAAGACGGAGCACCCCCCCGGCCAGGAACCCAAGACCCCAtcg AGGCCCGCCCTGCAGGACACGAGGCGTTGCCACGTCAACTCCACCACCGACCCGGAGGACGACCAGAGTTAG